One Candidatus Niyogibacteria bacterium genomic region harbors:
- a CDS encoding methyltransferase domain-containing protein, with the protein MDGVTFRTKYDIRAHTIEFTEHYVALYKFGVNPIPENWNRSEADVAIRYFLDLELNPSDFNDNDVIDIGCGPGFFKKTILRIGSPKTYINLDINPFLENLDIIADAARMPFKDNSFDLVLSFGSIAGVRWNDFQTRSYLCVNPLDSLWEVARILRSGGVAKIGPISLLRSCWKNENDGVKYESVRHEFFNFATLLKEKFPCLEIEFYRIIDSGTGRFDEWMTFRKQ; encoded by the coding sequence ATGGACGGCGTGACATTTCGTACAAAATACGATATCCGTGCCCACACAATCGAATTTACCGAACATTACGTTGCTCTTTACAAATTTGGTGTAAATCCAATTCCAGAAAACTGGAACAGAAGCGAAGCGGATGTCGCGATACGCTATTTTTTGGATCTCGAACTTAATCCCAGCGATTTCAACGATAATGATGTAATTGATATTGGATGCGGTCCAGGGTTCTTCAAGAAAACTATCTTGCGAATTGGCTCTCCAAAAACGTATATTAATCTGGATATCAATCCCTTTTTAGAAAATCTCGATATTATAGCTGATGCGGCGCGTATGCCGTTTAAGGACAATAGTTTTGACTTGGTCCTTTCTTTTGGTTCAATTGCTGGCGTACGTTGGAATGATTTTCAGACACGCAGTTATCTTTGCGTAAACCCTCTCGATTCCCTCTGGGAAGTCGCGCGAATACTTCGAAGCGGCGGAGTTGCAAAAATTGGACCCATTTCGTTGCTTCGTTCTTGTTGGAAAAACGAAAATGATGGTGTTAAGTATGAATCCGTGAGGCATGAATTTTTTAATTTCGCTACGTTATTGAAAGAAAAGTTCCCTTGCTTAGAAATTGAATTTTACAGGATTATTGATAGTGGAACCGGCCGGTTTGATGAATGGATGACGTTTCGGAAACAATAA
- the tsaD gene encoding tRNA (adenosine(37)-N6)-threonylcarbamoyltransferase complex transferase subunit TsaD — MVILGIETSCDETGAALVEASGGLKNTRFRVLKNLVASQIKIHAPYGGVVPNLARREHEKNLPILFRQIFGNSKSQITKHKQIPNSQFHISNFDAIAVTTGPGLEPCLWRGITFAQELAEKHNKPIIAMNHMEGHIASVLLPQNGGISKSEFLISKQIEFPALALLVSGGHTELVLIKNWLNYKIIGETLDDAVGEAFDKVARLLGLPYPGGPALSALADKKTKHSVSSKISLPRPMINSKDLNFSFSGLKTAVLYALRDNPKTNKAALAKEFQNAAVDVLVSKTMQAVEIHKPKTLIVAGGVAANKHLQKAIKRAMEKLSSSQTLFPSPQFVGDNAAMIAAAGYFHAFKKNFTKPSKLKAAGRLRL; from the coding sequence ATGGTAATACTGGGCATTGAAACATCTTGCGATGAAACCGGCGCCGCGCTGGTTGAGGCGAGCGGGGGTTTAAAAAACACCCGTTTTCGCGTTTTGAAAAATCTGGTCGCTTCGCAAATAAAAATCCACGCGCCTTACGGCGGCGTCGTTCCCAATTTAGCCAGGCGCGAACACGAAAAAAATTTACCAATTTTATTTAGACAAATTTTTGGAAATTCCAAATCACAAATTACAAAACATAAACAAATTCCAAATTCCCAATTTCACATTTCAAACTTTGACGCCATCGCCGTTACGACCGGACCGGGGCTTGAACCGTGCTTGTGGCGGGGGATTACTTTTGCGCAAGAGCTTGCAGAAAAACATAATAAGCCGATTATCGCTATGAACCATATGGAGGGGCACATTGCCTCCGTTTTACTGCCGCAAAATGGAGGGATTTCTAAATCCGAATTTCTAATTTCTAAACAAATTGAATTTCCTGCTTTAGCTCTTTTGGTTTCCGGAGGGCACACCGAATTGGTCTTAATAAAAAATTGGCTGAATTACAAAATCATCGGCGAAACTTTGGATGATGCCGTTGGCGAGGCTTTTGATAAAGTCGCGCGCCTGCTTGGCCTTCCCTACCCCGGAGGCCCGGCTTTATCCGCTTTAGCCGACAAAAAAACTAAACACTCGGTGTCTAGTAAAATTAGTTTGCCGAGGCCGATGATAAACTCAAAAGACCTGAATTTCAGTTTTTCGGGGCTCAAAACCGCGGTTTTATACGCGCTTCGTGATAATCCGAAAACAAATAAAGCCGCCCTGGCTAAAGAATTCCAAAACGCCGCAGTTGATGTCTTGGTTTCAAAAACCATGCAAGCGGTAGAAATTCATAAGCCAAAAACTTTAATCGTTGCCGGCGGAGTCGCTGCCAATAAACATCTGCAAAAAGCAATCAAAAGGGCTATGGAAAAACTCTCTAGCTCCCAGACCCTATTCCCCAGCCCCCAATTTGTTGGTGATAACGCCGCAATGATTGCGGCCGCCGGATATTTCCATGCGTTTAAGAAAAATTTTACGAAGCCCTCAAAACTGAAGGCTGCGGGCCGCCTGCGCCTTTAG
- a CDS encoding valine--tRNA ligase → MALDFSKPYNPKGVEERVYKRWEDSGYFNPDKLPPRLRSGQAGKRTKTFSISMAPPNITGSLHMGHALEYALSDILVRFKRMSAHKTLWLPGVDHAGIAAQNVVEKDLKKRGLTRHQLGREEFLKQIWQWKEKYGHIIIGQLKSLGVSADWSRLRFTMDEEYQAAVAEAFIRYFKKDWIYRGERVINWCPKCQTSLSDLELEYEEEKGNLWFIKYPLINLNDKISISNYIVVATTRPETMLGDSAVAVNPRDARYKSIIGQKVLLPIKNREIPVISDKRIEQDFGTGAVKITPAHDLLDAEIGRDHKLPVYKVIGEDGKMTFEAGSICSGLKTDECRQKVVDTLEHESLIEKIEEFAHNIARCYRCRSVIEPMPSMQWFLKMGGLAKLARLAVKSGQVKFYPKRFEKTYFDWLKNIRDWTISRQIWWGHRLPVWEHDKICVPKPGSEKDIEKCVEFVIAKKEPKCQYCDAGYKQVADVLDTWFSSALWPFATLGWPKPTKDLKTFYPTDALTNDRGIINLWDARMIFSGLEFMKKSPFRDLVIHATVLTKEGKRMSKSLGTGIDPINLIEQYGADAVRFALVWQAMGGQDIRWSEEALVAGKKFLNKIWNATRFVLERSGSPGRMTGQTSRITSKTDADKKILTSLKKITANTSKKIDKYEFGSALHDIYEFFWHDFCDIYLEASKKQMDDTIPQDNTARILSYVLETSLKLLHPFLPYITEEIWSAPQFKKKDLLMVEAWPR, encoded by the coding sequence ATGGCGTTGGATTTTTCAAAACCCTATAACCCCAAGGGCGTGGAGGAAAGAGTTTATAAACGCTGGGAAGACAGCGGTTATTTTAATCCGGATAAACTTCCCCCTCGACTACGTTCGGGACAAGCCGGGAAAAGAACAAAAACTTTTTCTATTAGTATGGCGCCGCCGAATATCACTGGCTCGCTTCATATGGGGCACGCTCTTGAGTACGCGTTGTCGGACATTTTGGTTCGTTTTAAACGAATGTCGGCCCATAAAACCCTTTGGCTTCCTGGCGTAGACCACGCCGGAATTGCTGCTCAAAATGTCGTTGAAAAAGATTTGAAAAAAAGGGGATTGACCCGTCATCAGCTTGGCCGAGAAGAATTTTTAAAACAAATATGGCAGTGGAAAGAAAAATACGGTCACATAATCATTGGCCAGCTTAAAAGTCTGGGGGTTTCGGCTGATTGGTCGCGGCTTCGTTTTACCATGGATGAAGAATATCAAGCGGCAGTGGCTGAGGCCTTCATCCGCTATTTTAAAAAAGATTGGATTTATCGAGGCGAACGCGTCATAAATTGGTGTCCAAAGTGCCAAACCAGCCTTTCTGATTTGGAACTAGAATATGAAGAAGAAAAAGGAAATTTGTGGTTTATAAAATACCCGCTAATAAATCTAAATGATAAAATTTCAATTTCAAATTATATCGTTGTTGCAACTACCCGGCCGGAAACAATGCTCGGCGATTCGGCCGTGGCGGTTAATCCCAGGGATGCGAGGTATAAAAGCATTATCGGACAAAAAGTTTTACTGCCTATCAAAAACAGAGAGATTCCCGTGATTAGCGACAAGCGAATTGAGCAGGATTTCGGCACGGGTGCCGTAAAAATAACGCCGGCTCACGATCTTTTGGACGCTGAGATTGGCCGAGACCATAAATTGCCTGTTTATAAAGTTATAGGCGAGGACGGCAAGATGACTTTTGAAGCCGGTTCAATTTGTTCCGGATTGAAAACAGATGAATGTCGGCAAAAAGTTGTTGACACGCTTGAACATGAAAGTTTGATTGAAAAAATAGAAGAGTTTGCGCACAACATAGCCCGGTGTTATCGCTGCCGAAGCGTTATTGAGCCGATGCCCTCAATGCAGTGGTTTTTGAAAATGGGTGGCTTGGCCAAACTCGCGCGCTTAGCGGTAAAAAGCGGCCAAGTAAAATTTTATCCGAAAAGATTTGAAAAAACCTATTTTGACTGGCTAAAAAATATTAGGGATTGGACCATATCGCGCCAAATCTGGTGGGGGCACCGCCTGCCCGTTTGGGAACACGACAAGATATGCGTTCCAAAACCGGGGAGTGAAAAAGATATTGAGAAATGCGTTGAATTTGTGATTGCCAAAAAAGAGCCGAAATGCCAATACTGCGATGCCGGCTATAAGCAGGTTGCTGACGTGCTTGATACTTGGTTTTCTTCGGCCCTTTGGCCCTTCGCGACTCTGGGCTGGCCCAAGCCGACAAAAGATTTAAAAACGTTTTATCCGACAGACGCTTTAACAAATGATCGCGGCATTATTAATCTTTGGGACGCGCGTATGATTTTTTCCGGCCTGGAATTCATGAAAAAATCCCCGTTTCGAGACCTTGTGATTCACGCTACGGTTTTGACTAAAGAAGGCAAACGTATGTCGAAATCCTTGGGCACCGGTATTGACCCGATAAATTTGATTGAACAATACGGCGCCGATGCCGTGCGTTTCGCTTTAGTCTGGCAGGCTATGGGCGGGCAGGACATTCGCTGGTCCGAAGAAGCGCTGGTTGCCGGAAAAAAATTTTTGAATAAAATATGGAACGCGACCCGCTTCGTTCTGGAACGAAGCGGGTCGCCCGGTCGGATGACCGGACAAACTTCGCGAATAACATCCAAAACCGACGCCGACAAAAAAATTCTCACATCTCTAAAAAAAATAACCGCGAACACATCTAAAAAAATAGATAAATACGAATTCGGTTCAGCCCTTCACGACATTTACGAATTTTTTTGGCACGATTTCTGCGATATATATCTTGAAGCGTCTAAAAAACAAATGGACGACACAATCCCTCAAGATAACACGGCGCGTATTTTAAGTTATGTTCTTGAAACTTCTTTAAAGCTCTTGCATCCGTTTCTGCCTTACATAACCGAAGAGATATGGTCGGCTCCGCAATTTAAGAAAAAAGACCTTTTAATGGTTGAAGCATGGCCCAGGTAA
- a CDS encoding PrsW family intramembrane metalloprotease: protein MAQVIANPLAGLSAAVGGLVTSLIWLWFWLREDPHPEPRKAIFLAFGAGAAAVFAALLLEELSYYWGLDLGLWPIGKPSLKLFLVWAAIEELLKYSAAYWAALRKDVFDEPVDAPIYLITAALGFAALENILMLFGIFRGEIASGLAAAHLRFVGATLLHVLASSIVGLSIAYDFFHKHHRWRNALGGLVLATLLHAVFNFFILKGGAEGMIYVFSVVWLGIIILILSFEKVKKERP from the coding sequence ATGGCCCAGGTAATTGCTAATCCTTTAGCCGGTTTATCGGCCGCGGTGGGCGGTTTGGTCACTTCTTTGATTTGGCTTTGGTTTTGGCTGCGTGAAGACCCTCATCCCGAACCGAGGAAAGCAATTTTTTTAGCCTTTGGCGCCGGAGCCGCGGCGGTTTTTGCCGCCCTGCTTTTGGAAGAATTAAGTTATTATTGGGGTTTGGATTTGGGATTATGGCCGATCGGCAAGCCGTCTTTGAAGCTTTTTTTGGTTTGGGCGGCCATCGAAGAACTGCTTAAATATTCCGCGGCTTACTGGGCGGCTTTGCGTAAAGATGTTTTTGATGAGCCGGTTGACGCGCCCATTTATCTTATCACCGCCGCTTTAGGATTCGCGGCTCTTGAGAATATTTTGATGCTTTTCGGAATTTTTCGGGGCGAAATCGCAAGCGGTTTGGCTGCAGCCCACCTTCGTTTTGTTGGAGCAACGCTTTTGCATGTTTTGGCTTCCTCCATCGTCGGTTTATCCATTGCTTACGATTTTTTCCACAAGCATCATAGGTGGCGAAACGCTCTTGGCGGTCTGGTTTTGGCCACTTTGTTGCACGCCGTCTTTAATTTTTTTATACTGAAAGGAGGAGCTGAAGGAATGATTTATGTTTTTTCAGTGGTATGGCTCGGAATAATAATTTTGATATTGTCTTTCGAGAAAGTTAAAAAAGAAAGACCCTGA
- a CDS encoding Hsp20/alpha crystallin family protein: protein MPKDRRSFLERLTGSLPASEEEKTFHFKGEGGEKAPLPQANDEGQLLVDVYQTPEDVVIQSVVSGVKPDELDVAITQEMVTIRGKREKSHHVSDDNYFYQELYWGSFSRSILLPQEVDVEASEATLKNGLLTVRLPKLDKAKIQKLKIKQE from the coding sequence ATGCCAAAAGACAGGCGATCGTTTTTAGAAAGACTGACCGGCTCTTTGCCGGCCTCGGAGGAGGAAAAGACTTTTCATTTTAAGGGTGAGGGCGGCGAGAAAGCTCCGTTGCCACAGGCAAACGATGAGGGCCAGCTTTTGGTTGATGTTTATCAAACGCCCGAAGACGTGGTGATACAGTCGGTTGTTTCCGGTGTTAAGCCCGATGAACTGGACGTCGCCATCACTCAAGAGATGGTTACTATCCGCGGCAAGCGCGAAAAAAGCCATCATGTTTCTGACGACAATTATTTTTATCAGGAACTTTATTGGGGATCGTTCAGTCGTTCAATTCTTTTGCCGCAGGAAGTTGACGTTGAAGCGTCGGAAGCGACTCTCAAAAACGGCTTGCTTACGGTAAGATTGCCGAAACTGGATAAAGCCAAAATTCAGAAATTAAAAATAAAACAGGAGTAA
- a CDS encoding LAGLIDADG family homing endonuclease: MGLPQQKVKIEWSSNFAYAIGVITSDGCLSRDKRHIFLKSADKELVEKFKIALNIKNKIGKGGRGGVSEKRYFQITFGDIVFYKFLNEIGLTQTKSKSIKKVNVPKKFFADFVRGLFDGDGSFYTFWDKRWPNSFGFRLSFASASLPFLEWLKDSLVRFYGVSGFFHKGKGVMNLEYTKGDSKKLFFVMYRSKDVLFLNRKYYKIKSALEKDKFFGLRYLQKPRSLGSSVVRALP, encoded by the coding sequence GTGGGTCTGCCACAGCAAAAAGTAAAAATAGAATGGTCGTCAAACTTTGCATATGCAATTGGTGTTATAACCTCCGATGGGTGTTTGTCTCGTGATAAAAGACACATATTTTTAAAATCGGCAGATAAAGAATTGGTAGAAAAATTTAAAATAGCACTCAACATCAAAAACAAAATAGGAAAAGGTGGGCGCGGGGGTGTTTCCGAAAAAAGGTATTTTCAGATAACTTTTGGTGATATAGTGTTTTATAAATTTTTAAATGAAATCGGTCTTACACAGACAAAATCAAAATCTATTAAAAAAGTTAACGTGCCCAAAAAATTCTTCGCCGACTTTGTCAGAGGATTGTTTGATGGAGACGGTTCATTTTATACATTTTGGGATAAAAGATGGCCAAATAGTTTTGGATTTAGATTGTCCTTTGCTTCTGCGAGTTTACCATTTTTAGAATGGCTTAAAGACAGTCTGGTAAGGTTTTATGGTGTAAGCGGTTTTTTTCACAAAGGAAAAGGGGTCATGAATTTAGAATACACAAAGGGAGATTCTAAAAAACTTTTCTTTGTAATGTATCGTTCTAAAGATGTCTTGTTTTTAAACAGAAAATACTATAAAATCAAAAGTGCTCTGGAAAAAGACAAATTTTTTGGTTTAAGATATCTGCAAAAACCAAGAAGCCTGGGTAGCTCAGTGGTTAGAGCGCTGCCCTGA
- a CDS encoding aminotransferase class I/II-fold pyridoxal phosphate-dependent enzyme: protein MTSYDFLPELSEGAVKPPVFLTSTFAFKGAGELAALIQTAHDNRGGKSNEALPLIYSRINHPNAEIFEKRFSLWNGSEEAAVFASGMAAIATTSFAFLRPGDILLHSSPLYGGTEDFFARELRTFGIKTASFSAESDYSEIKKIAKRACRRGPLRMIFVEAAANPTNVLADIEACAEIAEEFSSGKRKAITVVDNTFLGPLWLNPFKHGADLALYSATKYIGGHSDLLAGVVEGKAKMISRLKSARTRFGNIAGAFTCWLLTRSLETLKLRMTAQVKNARRVADFLRDDRRVEKVYYPEFFEEDSNQNRLYEKQCSAPGAVVSFDIKGGRKTAFRFLDALKFFKLAVSLGSTEPLAEHPATTTHYGIPREKRIRLGITDKMIRLSIGLGSPYDYIFDLKQALDEAVRDRRARQLR, encoded by the coding sequence ATGACGAGTTATGATTTTCTGCCCGAATTATCAGAGGGCGCCGTAAAACCGCCCGTTTTTCTCACTTCAACATTTGCTTTCAAAGGCGCGGGAGAACTAGCTGCTTTAATTCAAACCGCCCATGACAATCGTGGCGGAAAATCCAACGAAGCATTGCCGTTAATTTACAGCCGTATTAATCATCCGAACGCCGAGATATTTGAAAAACGTTTTTCTTTATGGAACGGCTCGGAAGAGGCGGCGGTTTTTGCCAGCGGTATGGCCGCTATCGCTACCACCTCTTTTGCTTTTTTGCGTCCGGGAGATATTTTACTGCACAGTTCTCCTTTATACGGCGGCACAGAGGATTTTTTTGCGCGGGAGTTAAGAACTTTTGGCATTAAGACTGCGTCCTTTTCGGCGGAAAGCGATTATTCTGAAATAAAAAAAATCGCAAAAAGAGCTTGTCGTCGCGGGCCCTTGAGAATGATTTTCGTTGAAGCCGCGGCTAATCCCACCAATGTTCTGGCAGACATTGAGGCCTGCGCGGAAATCGCCGAAGAATTTTCTTCCGGAAAGCGAAAAGCTATCACCGTCGTTGATAACACCTTTCTCGGTCCGCTTTGGCTCAATCCCTTCAAACACGGCGCCGACTTGGCCTTATACTCGGCTACTAAATATATTGGCGGGCACAGCGATCTTCTGGCTGGTGTTGTTGAAGGAAAAGCCAAAATGATTTCGCGGTTAAAGAGCGCGCGTACGCGTTTCGGCAACATTGCCGGAGCGTTTACTTGCTGGCTTTTGACCAGAAGCTTGGAAACATTGAAATTACGAATGACCGCGCAGGTGAAAAACGCAAGGCGCGTTGCCGATTTCTTGCGCGATGACCGGAGAGTGGAAAAAGTTTACTATCCGGAATTTTTTGAAGAAGACAGTAATCAAAACAGGCTCTATGAAAAACAGTGTTCGGCGCCAGGCGCAGTGGTTTCTTTTGATATCAAGGGCGGTCGAAAAACGGCCTTTAGATTTCTTGACGCCCTCAAGTTCTTTAAGTTGGCCGTAAGTCTGGGCAGTACCGAGCCGCTGGCCGAACATCCGGCCACGACAACACACTATGGTATTCCTCGCGAAAAAAGAATCCGCCTGGGAATTACTGATAAAATGATCCGTTTGTCCATTGGTCTCGGTTCTCCGTATGATTATATTTTTGATTTAAAACAAGCGTTAGACGAAGCGGTTCGCGATCGCCGCGCGCGACAGCTTCGTTGA
- a CDS encoding HNH endonuclease, whose protein sequence is MSRKRKWTTDQLKRSVKNSFSYRQVLTKLELREAGGNYDQLKKYIRELNLDVSHFKGRGWNAGLRGIGKPIIPLEKILIAESYFQSYKLKNRLFSANLKPKHCERCKWARKTIDGYLPLELHHINGNRHDNRIENLEILCPNCHSLKSSYRGRRRLKK, encoded by the coding sequence ATGAGTAGGAAAAGAAAATGGACGACAGATCAGCTAAAGAGGTCTGTCAAAAATTCATTCAGCTACAGACAAGTTTTGACCAAACTGGAGCTTCGTGAAGCCGGCGGAAATTACGACCAACTAAAAAAGTATATAAGAGAACTGAATCTTGACGTCAGCCATTTCAAAGGACGAGGGTGGAATGCGGGGTTGCGAGGTATTGGAAAACCCATAATCCCTCTTGAAAAAATCCTTATTGCAGAAAGTTATTTTCAAAGTTATAAATTAAAAAACCGTCTTTTTTCAGCAAACCTTAAACCTAAACACTGCGAAAGGTGTAAATGGGCAAGAAAAACCATAGACGGATATCTGCCCTTAGAACTACACCATATTAATGGCAACCGGCACGATAACAGAATAGAGAATCTAGAAATATTGTGTCCTAATTGTCATAGTCTTAAATCGTCGTACAGAGGACGAAGACGACTTAAGAAATAA
- a CDS encoding ribosome-binding factor A has protein sequence MSKELSNGVSKRAGRAHSLILKLAADFIKREIDAVGVLVTATRIEITPGFKEAKIFISVWPEGGEKEIMRSLENSKKELYKYMKEHFKIKYMPVFEFKIDKGEKARLKVEEILKKEK, from the coding sequence ATGAGCAAAGAACTTTCTAACGGGGTGAGCAAGCGCGCCGGGCGCGCGCATTCGCTCATTTTAAAACTCGCGGCGGACTTTATTAAGCGGGAAATTGATGCCGTCGGGGTCTTGGTTACGGCGACAAGAATTGAAATAACCCCCGGATTTAAAGAGGCGAAAATTTTTATAAGCGTCTGGCCGGAGGGCGGAGAAAAAGAAATCATGAGATCTCTTGAAAATTCCAAAAAAGAACTCTATAAATATATGAAAGAGCATTTTAAAATCAAGTATATGCCTGTTTTCGAGTTTAAAATAGACAAGGGCGAAAAAGCGCGGCTGAAAGTGGAGGAAATTTTAAAAAAAGAAAAATGA
- the infB gene encoding translation initiation factor IF-2: MKEADKQNQKLAERNPIVVIMGHIDHGKTTLLDHIRKTNVAEHESGGITQHIGAYEATVSTNEGETRKITFIDTPGHEAFSKMRSRGAKVADLAILVIAADDGIKPQTLEALEAINSADIPFVIALNKMDKPEVNAEKTKKDLAENNVLIEEWGGKIPLVPISAKTGEGISDLLEVALIASDLEDLKADPLAKASGLVIESRLDPKRGNAATLIILDGVLRQGEFVISGTSFAPVRIFEDFAGHSIKEASFGQPVRVVGFNSAPEVGLKFITVDSKKEAEALAGENQKNSKSKASAAAPEENKKISEISIIIKADTSGSAEAVENEIKKLESEKLKIKILRSRVGPVTEDDINLASGSSNSIVVGFRVKAEKTASEIAERTGVALKTFEIVYEITEWLKEEIKNKLPEEIVEKELGRAKILRIFKQNAKDQIAGGRVTSGFVAVNKRFRIKRRANYLGEGRVQGLEQNKIRAVQIEEGKEFGMRVLSKIALAEGDEIEVIEEEKIKPEI, encoded by the coding sequence ATGAAAGAAGCAGACAAACAAAATCAAAAATTAGCCGAACGAAACCCTATTGTGGTAATAATGGGCCATATTGACCATGGAAAAACCACGCTTCTTGACCATATACGAAAAACAAATGTCGCCGAACACGAATCCGGCGGCATAACCCAGCATATCGGTGCCTACGAAGCGACCGTAAGCACCAACGAAGGCGAAACCAGAAAAATAACTTTCATTGACACTCCCGGACATGAAGCATTTTCAAAAATGCGCTCCCGCGGAGCAAAAGTCGCGGACCTCGCGATTTTAGTTATCGCGGCGGATGACGGCATAAAACCGCAAACCCTTGAAGCACTAGAAGCCATAAACTCCGCGGACATACCTTTCGTAATAGCGCTGAATAAAATGGACAAGCCCGAGGTCAATGCCGAAAAAACTAAAAAGGACCTGGCTGAAAACAACGTGCTTATTGAAGAATGGGGCGGAAAAATTCCGCTGGTGCCGATATCGGCCAAAACCGGCGAAGGCATCAGCGATCTTCTGGAGGTGGCGCTGATAGCAAGCGACCTTGAAGATTTAAAAGCCGATCCCCTTGCCAAAGCTTCGGGCCTCGTAATTGAAAGCCGCCTTGATCCCAAACGCGGAAATGCCGCCACTTTAATAATCCTGGACGGAGTTTTGCGCCAAGGCGAATTCGTCATAAGCGGCACGTCTTTCGCGCCGGTAAGAATTTTTGAAGACTTTGCCGGTCACTCCATCAAAGAAGCTTCGTTTGGACAACCGGTGCGCGTGGTCGGTTTTAATTCGGCGCCGGAAGTCGGTCTAAAATTCATAACCGTTGATTCCAAAAAAGAAGCTGAAGCGCTTGCCGGAGAAAACCAAAAAAACTCCAAATCCAAGGCATCCGCGGCCGCGCCGGAAGAAAATAAAAAAATATCCGAAATATCGATAATAATCAAAGCGGACACCTCCGGTTCAGCCGAAGCCGTAGAAAATGAAATCAAAAAACTTGAATCGGAGAAATTGAAAATAAAAATACTTCGCTCGCGCGTCGGCCCCGTAACCGAAGACGACATAAATCTGGCCTCCGGATCGTCAAATTCAATAGTCGTCGGTTTTCGCGTAAAAGCGGAAAAAACTGCCTCCGAAATTGCCGAAAGAACGGGTGTCGCGCTGAAAACTTTTGAGATAGTCTACGAAATAACCGAATGGCTCAAAGAAGAGATAAAAAATAAATTGCCGGAAGAAATCGTGGAAAAAGAACTGGGGCGGGCTAAAATACTAAGAATCTTCAAGCAAAACGCCAAAGACCAAATCGCTGGCGGACGGGTTACTTCGGGATTTGTCGCCGTCAACAAAAGATTCCGGATAAAAAGGCGCGCAAACTACTTGGGTGAAGGCCGAGTACAGGGACTGGAACAAAATAAAATCCGCGCTGTGCAAATAGAGGAGGGCAAAGAATTCGGTATGAGAGTTTTATCCAAAATAGCCTTGGCCGAAGGCGACGAAATTGAAGTCATTGAGGAAGAAAAAATAAAACCGGAAATATGA
- a CDS encoding DUF4446 family protein, translating into MIFGEQTEWFVITALIAAVFSVVWIIFLELRLKKLFRGSRAENLQNVLAEIQKELKYFSEKEKEIDDFLGHVERRLNRSAQHLGIVRFNPYSGVGGEQSFAIAVLDEKMSGFVVSGLYGREQSRVYAKPIEHGKSPHKLSDEEKEAIEKAVNRYA; encoded by the coding sequence ATGATTTTTGGCGAGCAAACAGAGTGGTTTGTGATAACCGCGCTGATCGCGGCCGTTTTCAGTGTTGTCTGGATAATTTTTCTTGAATTACGGCTCAAAAAACTTTTTCGAGGGAGCAGAGCCGAAAATCTGCAAAATGTTCTTGCCGAAATTCAGAAAGAATTAAAATATTTCTCTGAAAAAGAAAAAGAAATTGATGATTTTTTGGGGCATGTGGAACGCCGGCTAAACCGCTCTGCGCAGCACTTGGGAATAGTACGCTTCAATCCGTATTCCGGAGTCGGAGGCGAACAAAGTTTCGCAATCGCGGTTCTTGACGAAAAAATGAGCGGTTTCGTGGTTTCGGGACTTTATGGCCGGGAACAAAGCCGGGTCTATGCCAAACCGATAGAACACGGCAAATCGCCTCATAAACTGTCGGACGAAGAAAAAGAAGCAATTGAAAAAGCAGTAAACAGATACGCGTAA